The nucleotide window GGCCTCGCTCAACAGGCGGAAGTAGATGAGATAGGCAAGCGCGGTGCAGGCCGTGCCGAGCGCCACGACCGAAGCCCAGGCGGCCGGCCCAGCCATGGCCGGCGTCCAGCCGCCCGGCACCGAGACCGCCTGCCACAGGGCAAGCGGCAGCAGCAGCAGGCTGGAGCCGGTGAGCTGTCCCGTTGCAGCGACCATGACCGGAACACCGCGAAAGCGGCGGGCGAAGGCGGCGGCAAAGGCGTAGGACAGCGCCGCGCCGAGGCACAGGGCCTGCGCCCAGGCCGGCTCGCCCGAAAGACTTGCCAGCGCCCCGGTCTCCAGCCCCGGCAACAGGAGCAGCGCCACGCCCGCAAAGCCGACGGCAATGCCGGCGACCCGATGCGCCCGCAGGGCCTCCTGGCGGAAGAGCACGGAGGCGACCAGCACCGTGAAGATCGGCGTCGTGGCGTTGAGGATCGAGGCAAGGCTCGCCGAAATGCCGGTCTGGCCCCACAGGATCAGCGAAAAGGGGATGGCGTTGTTGAGCAGCCCCATCACCAGGAACGCCGCGAGCATGGAAGGATCGCGCGGAAAGGCGAGCCCGCGCATCGCCAGCACGGCGTGCAGCACCAGCGCCGCCAGCAGCACCCGCAGAAAGGCCAGGACGAAGGGAGGGATCTCGACCAGCGCGATCTTGCCGAAGGGGAAGGTCGCGCCCCAGACGAGCGCGAGCACCACGAGCAGCAGCCAGTTCTTCCAGGTCATCTTCTTCCCTCGCAACCGGCATGTTCGCGCAAGGGCTACTCCGGGTGCCGACCTCCGCCCACCCGATTTGCGACGACGGCTGCCCATCCAGGTTGAAAAGTCGAAACAAGGGCTTGTGGCGAACGGCAAGCGGGGTCAGGATCGAATTTCCCGCCGCTGCCAGGAATGCTGGCTCGAATGCCCGACAATCCCGCCTCCCTCGCCTCCCGTCCGCTGCTGTTCCGCCTCGTGCCGCTGCTCGTCGCGGCCGGTCTGCTGCTTGGCGCCAACGGCGTTGCGATGACAGTGATCGCGGTGCGCGGCCGGCTGAACGGACTTTCCGACACGACCATCGGCCTGTTCGGCTCGGCCTATTATGCCGGCTTCATTCTCGGCGTCCTGGTCACGCCGATCCTGATCCAGCGGGTCGGCCATATCCGGGTGTTCTCGGCTCTTGCCGCGCTGAGCGCCATCTCCGTGCTGCTGTTGCTGCTCACCGCGCCGGGCCTGTCCTGGGCGGGCCTGCGCTTCGTCAGCGGTATCGCCTTCTGCGGCACGGCCATGGTGCTGGAAAGCTGGCTGAACGCGCTGTCCTCCAATGCCGAGCGCGGCCGGATCCTCAGCATCTATCGCATCGTCGACCTTGGCGCCGTGACCGGCGGCCAGTTCCTGCTGCCCGCCTTCGGGGCCGGCGGCTTCGAGATCCTGGTGGTCATCGGTCTCGTCTTCTGCGCCGCGCTGATCCCGGTCTCGCTCGCCCGCGAAGGCAACCCGCCGGTCTCCGACACGACGGGGATCAACTACCTGTCGATCTGGGTGATCTCACCTGTCGCCGCCGTCGGCTGCCTGACCATCGGCCTGACCAACGGCGCCTTCAGAACGGTCGGCCCGGTCTATGCCGAAGGCGTCGGCCTCGATGCCGACGGGCTGGCGCTCCTGATCAGCCTGTGGGTGATCGCCGGTGCCATCTTCCAGTTCCCGCTCGGCTGGGCCTCGGACCGCATCGACCGGCGCTACGTGCTGATCATGGCGACGCTGGGCGCCGGCCTCTCCTGCCTGTTCCTGTCGGGCGTCACCGCGGAGGCGGCGATCTTCCTCGGCGCCTTCCT belongs to Stappia indica and includes:
- a CDS encoding DMT family transporter, translating into MTWKNWLLLVVLALVWGATFPFGKIALVEIPPFVLAFLRVLLAALVLHAVLAMRGLAFPRDPSMLAAFLVMGLLNNAIPFSLILWGQTGISASLASILNATTPIFTVLVASVLFRQEALRAHRVAGIAVGFAGVALLLLPGLETGALASLSGEPAWAQALCLGAALSYAFAAAFARRFRGVPVMVAATGQLTGSSLLLLPLALWQAVSVPGGWTPAMAGPAAWASVVALGTACTALAYLIYFRLLSEAGATNASLVTLLIPVSAVLISASLLGEALSLLQVAGMGVLLFGLVLLDGRILAPFDRVQRRAAGRERP
- a CDS encoding MFS transporter, with protein sequence MPDNPASLASRPLLFRLVPLLVAAGLLLGANGVAMTVIAVRGRLNGLSDTTIGLFGSAYYAGFILGVLVTPILIQRVGHIRVFSALAALSAISVLLLLLTAPGLSWAGLRFVSGIAFCGTAMVLESWLNALSSNAERGRILSIYRIVDLGAVTGGQFLLPAFGAGGFEILVVIGLVFCAALIPVSLAREGNPPVSDTTGINYLSIWVISPVAAVGCLTIGLTNGAFRTVGPVYAEGVGLDADGLALLISLWVIAGAIFQFPLGWASDRIDRRYVLIMATLGAGLSCLFLSGVTAEAAIFLGAFLFGGFALPLYSLSAAHANDHAGPGQYVELAAGLTMFFALGAMVGPLIASAVMDRFGPTAFFVYTGGLHLAFVAFVGLRLLVRGAAPASHRGRFVWLLRTSPAIFRLASSQKGQDKPDRE